A genome region from Manihot esculenta cultivar AM560-2 chromosome 5, M.esculenta_v8, whole genome shotgun sequence includes the following:
- the LOC110616276 gene encoding uncharacterized protein LOC110616276, whose protein sequence is MFIARWFSDLDWRLLLLIVPPLFLLVFLSVSSTPITPFSTFAPLASFFFSRNVNSSTSADDPCVLPLNQSLPVGVRSWKDELYRSRIAVCLVGGARRFELTGPSIVENILNVYPNSDLFLHSPLDENSFKFSLLKLAPRIATVRIFQPTPIPETEAEVRVLTAANSPNGIQGLLQYFNLVEGCLTIIEEYQNQSNFKYDWIVRTRVDGYWNAPLAPENFIPGHYLIPPGSTYGGLNDRLGIGDLNSSTVALSRLSMIPKLDSVGLRMLNSETSFKAQLTTYGVPFITKRLPFCIVSDRKYGYPPYRFGVPVAALSSPGPLSGAKCRPCTPVCEGNCVAGIMQWLDKGWSWTNWENGTLKLCDAHGEWEEGWEKIFDKVAGKKRAAVRKRISGLKLNQCVNDFNEMKRRSSKWDSPPPEEMCRLGVGEN, encoded by the exons ATGTTTATTGCCAGATGGTTCTCAGATCTCGATTGGAGACTTCTCTTGTTAATTGTTCCTCCTCTCTTTCTCCTTGTTTTTCTCTCTGTATCCTCTACACCAATTACTCCTTTCTCCACTTTCGCCCCtcttgcttcctttttctttagtAGGAATGTGAATTCCAGCACCTCAGCTGATGATCCTTGTGTTTTGCCGTTAAATCAGAGTCTGCCGGTGGGGGTGAGGTCGTGGAAGGATGAATTGTATCGGTCGAGAATTGCTGTGTGTTTGGTTGGTGGAGCTAGAAGATTCGAGCTTACTGGACCGTCAATTGTGGAGAATATTCTTAATGTGTATCCAAACTCAGACCTCTTCTTGCACAGTCCTTTAGATGAAAATTCCTTCAAGTTCTCGCTCTTGAAATTGGCCCCTAGGATAGCCACCGTCCGCATCTTTCAGCCCACACCCATTCCGGAAACTGAGGCTGAGGTCCGAGTACTCACCGCCGCGAATTCCCCAAATGGAATCCAG GGCCTGTTGCAGTATTTTAATCTCGTAGAGGGATGTCTCACAATTATAGAGGAGTACCAAAATCAAAGCAACTTCAAGTATGACTGGATAGTTCGTACTCGAGTTGATGGATACTGGAACGCCCCACTTGCACCGGAGAATTTCATTCCGGGTCACTACCTGATCCCACCGGGCTCCACCTATGGAGGTCTCAACGACCGCCTTGGTATTGGCGATTTAAACTCCTCAACGGTTGCCCTCTCCCGTCTCTCAATGATCCCCAAACTAGACTCTGTTGGGTTACGCATGCTTAACTCGGAAACCTCCTTCAAGGCCCAACTCACCACCTACGGCGTACCGTTCATCACCAAACGCCTGCCTTTCTGCATCGTAAGTGACCGTAAGTACGGATACCCGCCATACCGGTTTGGTGTGCCTGTGGCGGCATTGTCGAGTCCAGGTCCGTTGAGTGGGGCTAAATGCAGGCCGTGCACGCCTGTCTGCGAAGGAAATTGCGTTGCAGGTATAATGCAATGGCTTGATAAGGGTTGGAGCTGGACTAATTGGGAAAATGGGACACTGAAGCTATGCGACGCTCATGGTGAATGGGAGGAAGGGTGGGAGAAGATCTTTGACAAAGTAGCGGGGAAGAAACGGGCCGCCGTGAGGAAGCGGATTTCGGGTCTGAAGTTGAACCAATGCGTGAATGATTTCAATGAAATGAAGAGGCGGAGTTCCAAGTGGGACTCTCCGCCGCCGGAAGAGATGTGTAGGCTGGGCGTCGGAGAGAATTAA
- the LOC110615389 gene encoding uncharacterized protein LOC110615389 — MESDREKQEREGTLNQPLQISPMKPVTEEAYGGGMYANEPGQTQKVSKKPASETQSADGETEKAASEPKHKPPPSTGDRDLDITGQSYIQ; from the coding sequence ATGGAGTCCGATCGAGAGAAGCAAGAGAGGGAGGGGACGCTGAATCAGCCACTGCAAATTTCACCGATGAAGCCGGTGACTGAAGAAGCGTACGGTGGTGGAATGTACGCTAATGAGCCGGGCCAAACACAAAAAGTAAGCAAGAAACCCGCTAGCGAGACACAAAGTGCTGATGGAGAGACTGAGAAGGCTGCCAGCGAGCCCAAACACAAACCGCCACCTTCTACTGGTGATCGAGATCTTGATATCACAGGCCAATCTTACATTCAGTGA
- the LOC110615143 gene encoding uncharacterized protein LOC110615143, producing MVGVFKRSLSFPNKLPNRPPKPSFSHHIRSISLPCRSHPLISQLRDAITELRICSSKFHNRTSSWLCDGLSRLKEVHDSLADILQLPQSQESLRRHPTWVDNLLEDFLLFIDVYGIFRTSVLALKEEQLAAQVAVRKRDDSKIDLYIKSQKKIAKEMSKLAYTIGDISSRRSDPGFYKLSITDAQLVSVIEDVIEVTVSVSVALFNGISMSLDSRKLSWRGVMMRLNKRAKKVKVEEGIQELQQVDAESLLGLRKKDEEEVRMILKRMQDLEGCIGGIENGGEKVFRSLINSRVSLLNALTK from the coding sequence ATGGTAGGAGTTTTCAAACGCTCTCTTTCATTTCCTAATAAACTTCCCAATCGCCCACCAAAGCCTTCCTTCTCTCACCACATCAGATCCATCAGTCTTCCCTGCAGATCACACCCTTTGATTTCCCAGCTCAGGGATGCCATTACTGAGCTCAGAATTTGCTCTTCCAAATTCCATAACCGAACATCTTCTTGGCTCTGCGATGGTTTGTCTCGCCTTAAAGAGGTTCATGATTCTCTTGCTGATATTCTCCAACTCCCTCAATCCCAAGAATCCCTCCGCCGCCACCCCACTTGGGTTGATAACCTTCTTGAAGATTTCCTCCTATTCATTGATGTTTATGGAATCTTCCGAACATCGGTTTTGGCTCTCAAAGAAGAGCAGCTTGCGGCCCAGGTAGCTGTAAGGAAGAGGGATGACTCAAAAATTGATTTGTACATTAAATCCCAGAAGAAAATAGCTAAAGAAATGTCTAAACTCGCCTACACAATTGGAGATATCTCATCACGACGCTCAGATCCTGGATTCTATAAATTGTCTATCACTGATGCTCAACTGGTTAGTGTAATTGAAGACGTTATTGAAGTGACAGTATCAGTTTCAGTAGCACTTTTCAATGGAATCTCAATGTCTTTGGATTCAAGAAAATTGTCTTGGAGGGGAGTGATGATGAGATTGAATAAGAGGGCAAAGAAAGTGAAGGTTGAGGAAGGAATCCAAGAACTTCAACAAGTTGATGCAGAGAGCTTGTTGGGGTTGAGAaagaaagatgaagaagaagtgAGAATGATTCTGAAGAGGATGCAAGATTTGGAAGGTTGCATTGGTGGTATAGAAAATGGAGGGGAGAAAGTGTTCAGGAGTTTGATTAACAGCAGAGTTTCATTGCTGAACGCTCTCACGAAGTAG